Below is a window of Moraxella nasibovis DNA.
ATTTTACAAACACCCCCAAAATTTTATAAAATACCGCCCTAAAATCAACAAGGAAATCTCATGGAAATTACTTTTCAATTACTCGGCATTTTATTTTTTGTGGCGGTGCTGGCAGGATTTGTGGACGCAGCGGCAGGTGGTGGTGGACTTTTGACCGTGCCTGCCCTACTTTTGACAGGCATGAATCCTGTGGCAGCTCTTGCCACCAATAAATTACAAGGCTCAGCAGGCTCACTTTCGGCAAGTTTGACAATGATCAAAAAAGGCATCGCTCACCCCAAAACCATCAAAACCGCCCTCATTCTCGCCTTTATCGGCTCGGCAGTGGGGACGATTTTGGTGCAACTCTCCCCACCTGAATTTTTAAAAATCGCCATTCCTTTTGTCGTGGGGGCGATGGGGCTTTATACGCTGTTTTCGCCCAATTTGGGGCAATACCAAAAACCGCCCAAAATCTCCGACAAAGCATGGCAAAATGGCGTCGTGCCAGCCATTGGCTTTTATGATGGTTATTTTGGACCTGGCGCAGGGACATTTTTTTCGCTGTCAGGCGTGGTGGGGCGTGGGCAGGATTTGGTCAAGGCGACAGGCAACGCCAAACTGCTGAATTTTGCCACCAACATCGCAAGCCTCATCTTTTTTATCATCGGCGGACAAGTGGTCTGGGCGATTGGGGCGGTGATGATTGTTGGGCAGGTGATTGGGGCGTATCTGGGTTCAAATATGGTCATCAAAGGCGGTGCTAAGTTTATCCGCCCTGTGATTGTGCTCATGTGCTTTGCGATGGTGGTAAGGTATGTGTTTTGGTAAGTTTGTTTTGGTGGGCTTATTTTGTTAAGCTGTGTTTGCCTAACAAATTTGCCTAAAATGGCGATGAATTTTGGCGGTATTTTGGAAATTGATTGACATGACAAAAAATAACAACATACTTATCGGCTCGCTACAAGTCATCTTGGCAGGGGTTTGCTGGGGTAGTTTGGGGATTTTTTCCAGTAAATTATTGGCATTTGGTTTTGAGAGTTTTCAAGTCACCATCCTTCGCATTGTCACAGCAGGGCTGGTGGTATTGTTATTATTACCCGCTGTTTTGCCAATTTTAAAAAAATTAAGCACGCCTGAATGGATAAATCTCATCTTGCAGTCGCTCATCGGCGTGCTTGGCATGACTTTGTGCTATTTTTATGCGGTGGGTCAAGTGGGCGTGAGCATGGCGGTGGCTCTGCTTTATACCGCCCCTGTGTTCAGCCTAGTGCTGGCAAGGCTGATTTTAAACGAACCCATCACCAAAAAGTCCGCCATTTTAGGCGTGGTGGCGGTCGTGGGCGTGGGCTTTTT
It encodes the following:
- a CDS encoding TSUP family transporter — its product is MEITFQLLGILFFVAVLAGFVDAAAGGGGLLTVPALLLTGMNPVAALATNKLQGSAGSLSASLTMIKKGIAHPKTIKTALILAFIGSAVGTILVQLSPPEFLKIAIPFVVGAMGLYTLFSPNLGQYQKPPKISDKAWQNGVVPAIGFYDGYFGPGAGTFFSLSGVVGRGQDLVKATGNAKLLNFATNIASLIFFIIGGQVVWAIGAVMIVGQVIGAYLGSNMVIKGGAKFIRPVIVLMCFAMVVRYVFW